From a single Sphingobium lignivorans genomic region:
- the cobT gene encoding cobaltochelatase subunit CobT — MADRSLLDRFKDVLAGASRSIAHDPEVELGFTADAPHLVGKQIKVPTPTRGLPPEQVALARGFADSFALKLRHHDARLHASRAPAQPAARAVYDAVEMVRYEALGSRNYPGMRANLAAALDMRTHADPITRAQSASEVPIQGAVALLLRERLTGQAPPPEALKGIEYLREWIDEKAATDFEGLALCLDDQAAFQDKVMSMLEHLELVRAEVPPESPDEDEESEEGEQEQQDEQDQDEQPEDDDQSRAETRGEDKGESGEEMTEDRQDDDSDSDDEGDGDAQDDEGVMPVRPNRPFSDLPPDFNYTAYTTKFDETVGARDLCDVDELVRLRGFLDQQLAPFQGAVSKLAHRLQRRLLAQQNRSWDFDQEEGLLDAARLARVVVNPAHSLSYKMERDTDFRDTVVTLLIDNSGSMRGRPIGIAAISADIMARTLERCGVKTEILGFTTRAWKGGQSREQWLAAGRPPKPGRLNDLRHIIYKQADEPWRRAKANLGLMMREGLLKENIDGEALLWAHGRLLARPEERRILMVISDGAPVDDSTLSVNNGTYLERHLRQVIAWIESRSPVELIAIGIGHDVTRYYKRAVTIMDAEQLGGAMVEQLAALFDKD, encoded by the coding sequence ATGGCCGACCGTTCCCTGCTTGATCGCTTCAAGGATGTCCTTGCCGGCGCTTCCCGCTCCATCGCGCACGACCCGGAAGTCGAGCTCGGCTTCACGGCCGATGCCCCTCATCTGGTCGGAAAGCAGATCAAGGTGCCCACGCCCACGCGCGGCCTGCCGCCCGAGCAGGTGGCGCTCGCCCGTGGTTTCGCGGACAGCTTCGCGCTGAAGCTTCGTCATCATGATGCGCGGCTCCATGCCAGTCGCGCGCCTGCCCAGCCGGCGGCGCGGGCAGTCTATGATGCGGTCGAGATGGTCCGCTACGAGGCTCTGGGTTCCCGGAACTATCCCGGCATGCGGGCGAATCTCGCGGCCGCGCTCGACATGCGCACGCATGCCGATCCCATCACGCGGGCCCAGTCGGCGAGCGAAGTGCCCATTCAGGGCGCCGTCGCCCTCTTGCTGCGCGAGCGGCTGACCGGGCAGGCACCGCCCCCCGAAGCGCTCAAGGGCATCGAATATCTGCGCGAGTGGATCGACGAGAAGGCCGCGACGGATTTCGAGGGACTGGCGCTCTGCCTCGACGATCAGGCCGCGTTCCAGGACAAGGTGATGTCCATGCTCGAGCATCTCGAGCTCGTGCGCGCCGAGGTCCCGCCCGAATCGCCCGATGAGGATGAGGAAAGCGAGGAAGGCGAGCAGGAGCAGCAGGACGAGCAGGATCAGGACGAGCAGCCCGAGGATGACGACCAGTCCCGCGCCGAGACGCGCGGCGAAGACAAGGGCGAATCGGGCGAGGAAATGACCGAGGATCGTCAGGATGACGATTCGGATTCGGACGACGAGGGCGATGGCGACGCGCAGGACGACGAGGGCGTCATGCCGGTGCGGCCGAACCGTCCCTTCTCGGACCTGCCGCCCGACTTCAATTACACGGCCTACACCACCAAGTTCGATGAAACCGTGGGCGCGCGCGACTTGTGCGATGTCGATGAACTGGTGCGCCTGCGCGGCTTCCTCGACCAGCAGCTCGCTCCGTTTCAGGGCGCCGTCTCCAAGCTGGCGCACAGGCTGCAGCGGCGGCTGCTGGCCCAGCAGAACCGCAGCTGGGATTTCGATCAGGAGGAAGGGCTGCTCGATGCCGCGCGCCTCGCTCGCGTGGTCGTTAATCCCGCCCATTCGCTGTCCTACAAAATGGAGCGCGATACCGATTTCCGGGATACCGTGGTCACGCTGCTCATCGACAATTCCGGTTCCATGCGCGGCCGCCCCATCGGCATCGCGGCGATCAGCGCGGACATCATGGCTCGCACGCTGGAGCGCTGCGGCGTGAAGACCGAGATCCTCGGCTTCACCACGCGGGCCTGGAAAGGCGGGCAGAGCCGCGAGCAGTGGCTTGCCGCCGGGCGGCCACCCAAGCCCGGCCGGCTGAATGACCTGCGGCACATCATCTATAAGCAGGCGGATGAACCCTGGCGCCGCGCCAAGGCCAATCTGGGTCTGATGATGCGCGAAGGGCTGCTCAAGGAGAATATCGACGGCGAGGCGCTGCTCTGGGCCCATGGACGGCTGCTTGCCCGGCCCGAGGAGCGGCGCATCCTGATGGTCATCTCCGATGGCGCGCCGGTCGACGATTCGACGCTTTCGGTCAACAACGGCACCTATCTGGAGCGGCATCTGCGGCAAGTGATCGCGTGGATCGAGAGCCGGTCGCCGGTCGAGCTGATCGCCATCGGCATCGGCCATGACGTGACGCGCTATTACAAGCGCGCCGTCACGATCATGGATGCCGAGCAGCTTGGCGGCGCGATGGTGGAGCAGCTCGCGGCCCTGTTCGACAAGGATTGA
- a CDS encoding PEP-CTERM sorting domain-containing protein (PEP-CTERM proteins occur, often in large numbers, in the proteomes of bacteria that also encode an exosortase, a predicted intramembrane cysteine proteinase. The presence of a PEP-CTERM domain at a protein's C-terminus predicts cleavage within the sorting domain, followed by covalent anchoring to some some component of the (usually Gram-negative) cell surface. Many PEP-CTERM proteins exhibit an unusual sequence composition that includes large numbers of potential glycosylation sites. Expression of one such protein has been shown restore the ability of a bacterium to form floc, a type of biofilm.): protein MFKTALMMTAASAVLLATAPAAATVTLSGTPVASSSPFGEKSDSTFSWVNIKPGVWAFEPGKPTVFEARGGPAPITDFDEVTALPEPMSWGMMLIGLTAVGWTLRTRKRSEQRIVSFV, encoded by the coding sequence ATGTTCAAGACTGCGCTCATGATGACGGCCGCCTCTGCCGTGTTGCTGGCGACTGCGCCGGCAGCGGCAACGGTGACGCTATCCGGGACCCCGGTGGCATCCTCCTCCCCGTTCGGGGAGAAGAGCGATTCCACGTTCAGCTGGGTCAACATCAAGCCCGGCGTATGGGCTTTTGAACCCGGAAAGCCGACCGTGTTCGAGGCAAGGGGCGGACCGGCTCCGATCACCGATTTCGATGAGGTCACGGCGCTGCCCGAGCCGATGAGCTGGGGTATGATGCTGATCGGTCTCACCGCCGTCGGCTGGACCTTGCGCACGCGCAAGCGTTCGGAGCAGAGGATCGTCTCCTTCGTTTGA
- the cobS gene encoding cobaltochelatase subunit CobS: protein MTDIPNTNTDMRSEVLLDAPDRTVDARQVFGIDVDMAIPAFSEADERVPDVDPAYVFDPDTTLAILAGFAFNRRVMVQGYHGTGKSTHIEQVAARLNWPCIRINLDAHISRIDLVGRDAIVLKDGQQVTEFKEGLLPWALQRPVALVFDEYDAGRPDVMFVIQRVLEADGKMTLLDQNRVIRPSPWFRLFATANTVGLGDTTGLYHGTQQINQGQMDRWNLVVTLNYLPAETEAQIVLAKSGEYDHEGGRKEVQNMIRVAELTRQGFVNGDISTVMSPRTVISWAQNALIFKDVGFAFRLSFLNKCDEAERALVAEYYQRVFGKDLPESVAAKAD, encoded by the coding sequence ATGACCGATATTCCGAACACCAATACCGACATGCGCAGCGAAGTACTGCTCGATGCTCCCGACCGCACGGTGGACGCGCGCCAGGTCTTCGGTATCGATGTGGACATGGCCATCCCGGCTTTCTCCGAAGCGGACGAGCGGGTGCCGGATGTCGATCCCGCTTATGTGTTCGACCCGGACACGACTCTCGCCATTCTCGCCGGCTTCGCCTTCAATCGCCGCGTGATGGTGCAGGGCTATCACGGCACCGGTAAATCCACGCATATCGAGCAGGTGGCGGCGCGGCTCAACTGGCCCTGCATCCGCATCAATCTCGACGCGCATATCAGCCGCATCGATCTCGTCGGGCGCGATGCCATCGTGCTGAAGGATGGCCAGCAGGTCACCGAGTTCAAGGAAGGGCTGCTGCCCTGGGCCCTGCAGCGCCCCGTCGCGCTGGTGTTCGACGAATATGACGCCGGTCGCCCCGATGTCATGTTCGTCATCCAGCGCGTGCTGGAAGCGGACGGCAAGATGACGCTGCTCGACCAGAACCGGGTGATTCGCCCCAGCCCCTGGTTCCGCCTGTTCGCCACCGCCAACACGGTGGGCCTGGGCGACACGACCGGCCTCTATCACGGGACGCAGCAGATCAATCAGGGCCAGATGGACCGCTGGAACCTGGTGGTCACACTGAATTACCTGCCCGCCGAAACCGAGGCGCAGATCGTCCTCGCCAAGTCCGGCGAATATGATCACGAGGGCGGCCGCAAGGAAGTCCAGAACATGATCCGGGTCGCCGAGCTTACCCGGCAGGGCTTCGTCAATGGCGACATCTCGACCGTGATGAGCCCGCGCACGGTCATCAGCTGGGCGCAGAACGCCCTGATCTTCAAGGATGTGGGTTTCGCGTTCCGGCTGTCGTTCCTCAACAAGTGCGACGAGGCCGAGCGTGCACTCGTGGCCGAATATTATCAGCGCGTCTTCGGCAAGGATCTGCCGGAAAGCGTGGCGGCCAAGGCTGACTGA
- a CDS encoding Hsp70 family protein codes for MPDGVTVHALGLDFGTTNSVVALADGDGSRLVEFKGEAASSAVFRSALCFWQDEAVRGGLAHEAGPWAIAEYLDFPEGSRFIQSFKSVAASALFEHASVFDKRFRFEELGALFLERLVAHAGGRLDARPERIIVGRPVRYAGARPDEALARQRYDAMFRAFGTRIHYVYEPLGAAFSYASRLTRPATILVADFGGGTSDFSVVRIAAPGANRRCEPLGSAGIGIAGDTFDYRIVDHLVLPMLGKGGTYRSFDKLLEIPRNYFADFADWSRLALMRNRRTLGELDRLRRSASDPAAIGRMIMLIEQELGYRLYDAVGALKRTLSQAEHASFRFEAEDLLIEADIKRADFERWIAADIARIDATVDQALAAAGVTEADIDQVFLTGGSSLIPAIRRLFDARFGAGRIASGGELTSIAHGLALIGQEDDPAAWEA; via the coding sequence ATGCCAGACGGCGTGACGGTTCACGCCCTCGGGCTCGATTTCGGCACGACCAACAGCGTCGTCGCGCTGGCGGACGGGGATGGCTCGCGCCTTGTCGAGTTCAAGGGAGAGGCAGCGAGCAGCGCTGTCTTCCGCTCGGCCCTGTGCTTCTGGCAGGATGAAGCGGTGCGTGGCGGCCTGGCGCACGAGGCCGGCCCCTGGGCGATCGCCGAATATCTCGACTTCCCGGAAGGCAGCCGGTTCATCCAGTCGTTCAAGTCCGTGGCGGCCAGTGCCCTGTTCGAGCATGCCAGCGTGTTCGACAAGCGGTTCCGGTTCGAGGAACTGGGCGCCCTGTTCCTCGAAAGGCTGGTGGCGCATGCCGGCGGCCGTCTTGACGCACGGCCCGAGCGGATCATTGTCGGGCGGCCGGTGCGCTATGCCGGCGCGCGGCCGGACGAGGCACTGGCCCGCCAGCGTTACGACGCCATGTTCCGAGCCTTCGGCACCCGGATCCATTATGTGTACGAGCCGCTGGGCGCCGCGTTCAGCTATGCAAGCCGGCTCACCCGCCCGGCGACCATTCTCGTCGCGGATTTCGGCGGCGGCACCAGCGATTTCTCCGTGGTCCGCATCGCTGCGCCAGGCGCGAATCGTCGCTGCGAGCCGCTGGGCTCGGCCGGCATCGGCATCGCGGGCGACACGTTCGACTATCGCATCGTCGACCATCTTGTCCTGCCCATGCTGGGCAAGGGCGGCACCTATCGCTCGTTCGACAAGCTACTGGAGATCCCGCGCAACTATTTCGCGGACTTCGCGGACTGGTCGCGGCTCGCGCTGATGCGCAACCGGCGGACGCTGGGCGAGCTCGACCGTCTCCGGCGCAGCGCGAGCGATCCGGCGGCGATCGGGCGCATGATCATGCTGATCGAGCAGGAACTGGGCTATCGGCTCTACGATGCGGTCGGCGCGCTCAAGCGGACGCTGTCGCAGGCGGAGCATGCCTCGTTCCGGTTCGAGGCGGAGGACCTCCTCATCGAGGCCGACATAAAGCGCGCCGATTTCGAGCGCTGGATCGCGGCGGACATCGCGCGGATCGACGCGACCGTCGATCAGGCGCTCGCGGCGGCAGGCGTGACCGAGGCGGACATCGACCAGGTCTTCCTGACCGGGGGATCGTCCCTGATCCCGGCGATCCGTCGCCTTTTCGACGCGCGCTTCGGCGCCGGCCGCATCGCCAGCGGGGGCGAGCTGACGTCGATCGCGCACGGGCTTGCGCTCATCGGACAGGAAGACGATCCCGCCGCATGGGAGGCATGA
- a CDS encoding J domain-containing protein, translated as MCFFPGCEEAGEFRAPPENPRDAPDGPPQWRWFCLDHIRAFNQGYNFFKGMSAEEIDEAQRPYSGWGAETRAFSSQAASGTPPPRWADFADPLDAIGARFRSRAADMAERRDGKPLSGADRSALKTLGLQPDADRRALRTRYTELVRRFHPDHNGGDRTHEKALQDVIAAYGHLRKAPAFA; from the coding sequence ATGTGTTTCTTCCCCGGCTGCGAGGAGGCGGGGGAATTTCGCGCGCCGCCCGAAAATCCCCGGGACGCGCCCGATGGACCGCCGCAATGGCGCTGGTTCTGCCTCGACCATATCCGCGCGTTCAATCAGGGATATAATTTCTTCAAGGGAATGAGCGCGGAAGAGATTGACGAAGCCCAACGGCCTTATTCGGGCTGGGGCGCCGAGACGCGGGCATTCTCCTCTCAGGCGGCGAGCGGCACGCCGCCGCCGCGCTGGGCGGACTTTGCCGATCCGCTCGATGCCATCGGTGCCCGCTTCCGCTCCCGCGCTGCGGACATGGCCGAGCGGCGCGATGGCAAGCCGCTTTCCGGCGCGGACCGTTCCGCGCTGAAGACGCTCGGCTTGCAGCCGGACGCGGACCGGCGGGCGCTGCGGACACGGTACACGGAGCTGGTGCGGCGCTTCCACCCCGATCACAATGGCGGCGACCGCACCCATGAGAAGGCGCTTCAGGACGTGATCGCGGCTTATGGCCATCTGCGCAAGGCGCCGGCATTCGCCTGA
- a CDS encoding BolA family protein, translating into MTDSSLGPVGREIAERLMAALSPDRLVVTNDSAKHRGHLGDDGSGESHFTVEIVTARFAGQSRLARQRMVNSALADLLREKVHALAIVARAPGE; encoded by the coding sequence ATGACTGACTCTTCGCTAGGCCCGGTAGGGCGTGAAATTGCCGAACGGCTGATGGCCGCCCTGTCGCCTGACCGCCTCGTCGTGACCAATGACAGCGCGAAGCATCGCGGCCATCTGGGGGACGATGGATCGGGCGAAAGCCATTTCACCGTCGAGATCGTGACCGCGCGCTTCGCCGGCCAGTCGCGTCTGGCGCGCCAGCGCATGGTCAATTCCGCGCTGGCCGATCTGCTGCGGGAGAAGGTCCATGCCCTCGCCATCGTCGCGCGGGCGCCCGGGGAATGA
- a CDS encoding NUDIX hydrolase, translating to MIRRARRPAARLLVLDPQGRLLLFRFTPDDRPPFWVTPGGAVDRGETFEQAARRELREETGLLHDPGPEVAVRHVTFVTLEGIEVDAEERYYAVRVEDTAIDTSGHTNVEQAFMLSHRWWTPEDLLAQEEVWYPVDLIDIWRDLLDRRSAA from the coding sequence ATGATCCGGCGCGCCAGGCGGCCCGCTGCCCGGCTGCTGGTCCTCGACCCGCAAGGCCGGCTGCTGCTCTTCCGCTTCACGCCGGATGATCGTCCGCCCTTCTGGGTGACCCCGGGCGGTGCCGTGGACCGGGGGGAGACGTTCGAGCAGGCCGCCCGGCGCGAATTGCGCGAGGAAACGGGGCTGCTCCACGATCCGGGACCGGAAGTGGCGGTGCGCCACGTGACCTTCGTGACGCTCGAAGGCATCGAGGTGGATGCCGAGGAGCGTTATTATGCGGTGCGTGTCGAGGACACGGCGATCGACACCTCCGGCCATACGAATGTCGAGCAGGCCTTCATGCTGTCCCATCGCTGGTGGACGCCCGAGGACCTGCTGGCGCAGGAGGAAGTCTGGTATCCGGTCGACCTCATCGACATCTGGCGTGATCTGCTCGACCGCCGGAGCGCGGCGTGA
- a CDS encoding tyrosine recombinase XerC: MTLVGSWRGYLAQGRRRSPHTVRAYVATAERLMCWMEEMDGRAPDRAALLALTTSDLRAYLAARRAEGIENSSTARELSALRAFLRFIGGEGASIPLMRGPRVKPGVPRPVSPDEAIALAQDVAETAREGWIGARDWAVLLLLYGAGLRISEALGLMGDVLPLGETIRVLGKRGKTRIVPLLPQVREAIDDYLALCPFAPAGDEPLFRGARGGPLSPALIRRAVQGARRRLGLHERTTPHALRHSFATHLLGRGADLRALQELLGHASLSSTQIYTRVDAAHLLDVYRNAHPRAS; encoded by the coding sequence ATGACGCTCGTCGGGAGCTGGCGTGGATATCTCGCGCAGGGCCGGCGTCGCTCGCCTCACACCGTCCGGGCCTATGTGGCCACGGCGGAGCGCCTCATGTGCTGGATGGAGGAGATGGACGGCCGTGCCCCGGACCGCGCGGCGCTCCTGGCGCTGACGACGTCCGACCTGCGCGCCTATCTCGCGGCCCGGCGCGCCGAAGGCATCGAGAACAGCTCGACGGCGCGTGAGCTCTCCGCCCTGCGCGCTTTTCTCCGCTTCATCGGCGGCGAAGGCGCGTCCATCCCGCTCATGCGCGGGCCGCGCGTGAAGCCCGGCGTCCCTCGCCCGGTGAGCCCCGACGAAGCCATTGCCCTCGCGCAGGACGTGGCGGAAACGGCACGGGAAGGCTGGATCGGCGCGCGGGACTGGGCCGTGCTGCTGCTGCTCTACGGCGCCGGCCTGCGTATCAGCGAGGCACTGGGGCTCATGGGCGATGTGTTGCCGCTGGGCGAGACGATCCGGGTGCTGGGCAAGCGCGGAAAGACCCGCATCGTGCCGCTGCTGCCGCAGGTGCGCGAGGCGATCGACGACTATCTCGCGCTTTGCCCTTTCGCGCCGGCCGGGGATGAACCGCTGTTCCGCGGCGCGCGGGGCGGCCCGCTCTCCCCTGCGCTGATTCGCCGGGCCGTGCAGGGGGCCCGCAGGCGCCTTGGCCTGCACGAGCGCACGACGCCGCATGCGCTACGTCACAGCTTCGCGACGCATCTCCTCGGTCGCGGTGCGGACCTGCGGGCGCTTCAGGAACTGCTGGGCCATGCCAGCCTTTCCTCGACGCAGATATACACCCGGGTGGACGCGGCTCATCTGCTCGACGTCTACCGCAACGCGCATCCCCGCGCGTCCTGA
- a CDS encoding GatB/YqeY domain-containing protein yields the protein MGADAAAAMQARLRADLKQAMQSRATLDTRVIRALIAAIDNAQAITIDLDGAASAMRAFGDSSGEVPRRPLSAEDLRALLMREAGEREAAALDLKDLGRPEDANRLLAEAAIVRRYAALPG from the coding sequence ATGGGCGCGGATGCCGCCGCCGCGATGCAGGCACGCCTGCGCGCCGACCTGAAGCAAGCCATGCAGAGCCGCGCGACGCTGGACACGCGCGTCATCCGGGCCCTCATCGCCGCGATCGACAATGCGCAGGCCATCACAATCGACCTGGATGGCGCGGCCAGCGCCATGCGCGCCTTCGGCGATTCGTCCGGCGAAGTTCCTCGGCGGCCGCTCTCGGCTGAGGACCTGCGCGCGCTGCTGATGCGCGAGGCGGGGGAGCGGGAGGCCGCTGCGCTGGACCTGAAGGATCTCGGCCGCCCGGAGGACGCCAACCGGCTTCTGGCCGAAGCGGCGATCGTGCGGCGCTACGCTGCCCTGCCGGGGTAA
- a CDS encoding DedA family protein, translating into MNDWVVRLIDGGGYWGIALLMVLENVFPPIPSELIMGIGGIRVGQGRMAVLPLLVAGTLGTTIGNFFWYFLGYRLGWKRLRPFVERHGRWLTLRWRDIKWLRYMFRRHGEKIVFIFRFMPAFRTIISLPAGLFCMSPWRFALWTTGGALIWNVVLVGAGYYLGTNFKAIDDWLGPLANAAVGLMAIAYVWRLVRWKDQDRGA; encoded by the coding sequence ATGAATGACTGGGTCGTCCGCCTCATCGACGGGGGCGGCTATTGGGGCATTGCCCTGCTGATGGTGCTGGAAAATGTGTTCCCGCCCATTCCGTCCGAACTCATCATGGGCATCGGCGGCATTCGCGTGGGGCAGGGCCGGATGGCCGTCCTCCCGCTCCTCGTCGCCGGCACGCTCGGCACCACGATCGGCAATTTCTTCTGGTATTTCCTGGGATACCGGCTGGGCTGGAAGCGCCTGCGCCCCTTTGTCGAGCGGCACGGGCGATGGCTGACCCTGCGCTGGCGCGACATCAAGTGGCTGCGCTACATGTTCCGGCGGCATGGCGAGAAGATCGTCTTCATCTTCCGCTTCATGCCTGCCTTCCGGACGATCATCTCGCTGCCGGCTGGGCTTTTCTGCATGTCGCCCTGGCGTTTCGCGCTCTGGACGACGGGTGGCGCGCTGATCTGGAACGTCGTGCTGGTGGGCGCGGGCTATTATCTCGGCACCAACTTCAAGGCGATCGATGACTGGCTGGGGCCGCTCGCCAATGCGGCCGTGGGGCTGATGGCCATCGCCTATGTGTGGCGACTGGTGCGCTGGAAGGATCAGGACCGGGGCGCCTAG
- the gshB gene encoding glutathione synthase, with protein MSLKVALQMDPMESLNIAGDSTFAIMLSAQARGHRLYHYRPDDMTWRDDRLYAQAREVTVQRVEGNHYRFGATVRLDLGRDVDVVWMRQDPPFDLNYITATHLLERITGETLVVNDPASVRNAPEKLYVLDFARFMPPTMITRSLDETRAFLAEHGEIVVKPLYGNAGSAVFRIGQDGGNLAALVELFGQMWVESFMVQAFLKDVAKGDKRIVLVDGEVAGAINRIPGQGEIRSNLAAGGTAAKTDLTPDELEICAALGPELRQKGLLFVGIDVIGGKYLTEINVTSPTGIVAMDAFNGTDTGAMIWDAVERRLRERAA; from the coding sequence ATGTCGCTCAAGGTCGCCTTGCAGATGGACCCCATGGAATCGCTCAACATCGCGGGCGATTCGACCTTCGCGATCATGCTCTCGGCGCAGGCGCGCGGGCATCGTCTCTATCACTACCGCCCCGACGACATGACCTGGCGGGATGACCGGCTCTATGCGCAGGCGCGCGAAGTGACGGTTCAGCGCGTGGAAGGCAATCATTACAGGTTCGGAGCGACCGTCCGGCTGGATCTGGGGCGGGATGTCGATGTGGTCTGGATGCGCCAGGATCCGCCCTTCGACCTCAATTATATCACGGCGACGCATCTGCTGGAGCGAATCACCGGCGAGACGCTTGTGGTCAACGATCCCGCTTCGGTGCGCAATGCGCCCGAGAAGCTCTATGTGCTCGATTTCGCCCGGTTCATGCCGCCGACGATGATCACGCGCAGTCTCGACGAAACGCGCGCCTTTCTGGCGGAGCATGGCGAGATCGTGGTGAAGCCGCTTTACGGCAATGCGGGTTCGGCGGTCTTCCGGATCGGTCAGGACGGCGGAAATCTCGCCGCGCTGGTGGAACTTTTCGGCCAGATGTGGGTCGAGAGCTTCATGGTGCAGGCGTTCCTCAAGGATGTCGCCAAGGGCGACAAGCGGATCGTGCTGGTGGATGGCGAGGTCGCAGGCGCGATCAATCGCATTCCCGGCCAGGGCGAGATCCGCTCCAACCTCGCCGCCGGCGGCACGGCCGCGAAGACCGATCTCACGCCCGACGAACTGGAGATCTGCGCGGCGCTCGGTCCGGAGCTGAGACAGAAAGGCCTGCTGTTCGTCGGCATCGACGTGATCGGCGGAAAATATCTCACCGAGATCAATGTGACCTCCCCGACCGGCATCGTGGCAATGGACGCCTTCAACGGCACGGACACCGGAGCGATGATCTGGGACGCCGTCGAGCGCCGTCTCCGGGAGCGGGCGGCCTGA
- a CDS encoding YraN family protein, giving the protein MTRGGGPVPSRLAAEKRGRQGERLAAWWLRLKGWSILARRVRTRAGEIDLVARRGNMVAFVEVKARASARSLDEAIDERRLARVAAAAEAVAATWLGPGDDMRIDVILLAPGRPPRHLENVWHGG; this is encoded by the coding sequence ATGACGCGAGGCGGCGGGCCCGTGCCTTCCCGGCTTGCCGCGGAGAAACGGGGCCGGCAGGGAGAGCGGCTCGCGGCCTGGTGGCTGCGCCTCAAGGGCTGGTCCATCCTGGCGCGGCGCGTGCGCACCCGGGCCGGCGAGATCGATCTGGTCGCGCGTCGCGGCAATATGGTCGCTTTTGTCGAAGTGAAGGCCAGAGCCAGCGCCCGGTCGCTGGACGAAGCGATCGACGAGCGGAGGCTTGCCCGTGTCGCTGCCGCCGCCGAGGCAGTGGCCGCCACATGGCTCGGCCCGGGGGACGACATGCGCATCGACGTGATCCTCCTTGCGCCGGGCCGCCCGCCTCGCCATCTGGAGAATGTCTGGCACGGGGGATGA
- the rsmI gene encoding 16S rRNA (cytidine(1402)-2'-O)-methyltransferase gives MSAELSPGLYIVAGPIGNLSDLSPRAAEILRDADVIAVEDSRVSARLLRHAGSDRPMVPYHDHSDERVRARLVERMAGEAVALLSDAGTPLISDPGYKLVRDARAAGRMVTSLPGPCAAIAAITLSGLPSDRFLFMGFLPSKTKARSDTLDEIRAVRATLVFYESGPRCAAALGDMQAVLGDRPAALCREISKTFEEVLTGSLSELAAACAAREPRGEIVLVVGPPGERPPPDEAEIEAALRDALARLPVSQAAGEVARALGLDRKALYARAMTMRGKA, from the coding sequence ATGTCCGCTGAACTTTCGCCCGGCCTATATATCGTTGCAGGACCGATCGGCAACTTGTCCGATCTGTCGCCGCGCGCGGCGGAAATCCTTCGGGATGCCGATGTGATCGCGGTGGAGGACAGCCGGGTAAGCGCGCGGCTGCTGCGCCATGCGGGGTCCGACCGGCCGATGGTGCCGTACCATGATCATAGCGACGAGCGAGTGCGTGCCCGGCTCGTCGAGCGCATGGCGGGAGAGGCGGTGGCACTCCTGTCGGACGCCGGCACGCCGCTGATTTCCGACCCCGGCTACAAGCTGGTGCGCGATGCGCGCGCGGCCGGGCGAATGGTGACGAGCCTTCCCGGCCCCTGCGCCGCCATTGCCGCGATCACGCTTTCCGGCCTGCCGAGCGACCGCTTCCTCTTCATGGGTTTCCTGCCCAGCAAGACCAAGGCGCGGTCCGACACGCTGGACGAGATTCGTGCGGTGCGCGCGACGCTGGTCTTTTACGAGAGCGGGCCGCGCTGCGCCGCGGCGCTCGGGGATATGCAGGCGGTGCTAGGCGATCGGCCCGCCGCGCTGTGCCGGGAGATCAGCAAGACCTTCGAGGAAGTGCTGACCGGCTCGCTTTCTGAACTCGCCGCTGCCTGCGCGGCGCGCGAGCCCCGGGGCGAGATCGTGCTTGTGGTCGGACCTCCGGGCGAGCGGCCGCCGCCGGATGAAGCCGAGATCGAGGCGGCTCTGCGCGATGCGCTGGCGCGCTTGCCCGTTTCGCAGGCCGCCGGGGAAGTCGCCCGCGCGCTGGGGCTCGACCGCAAGGCGCTCTATGCGCGCGCCATGACCATGCGGGGCAAGGCATGA